TTTTCAGAGCTGTGTGGCTCTTCTGATGTCTAGTCAAATCTGCTTTCTGTGTATAAGACTTGTTGCACTCCATACAAACAAAAGGACGTTCACCGGTGTGAACCGGTTCATGGCGAAGAAGGTTTGAATGTCTATCAAAACACATTCCACATTCAGAGCAGATGAAGCTTTTACCTTCTCTGTATCCTTTCTGATGACTTGTTTGTCTATTGACATTATCCAACTCCCCCAGGTTATTGCTGTAATCATACGAACTCTGTAACAATGGAGTTCTTTGTACATCTGTATCCATTAATTCATTACTAATAATTTCATCATTTTGATCTGAGCTACAATTCGTTACAAGCGCAGTGCTATAAGTACTGGGGGTTGTATCATCTTCTCCGGCCATTACCACTGAATATTCAAGTACATTGACAGCTTTTTTTCTGTGAAAAAAGGATTCCAAGCGATTGTCTTCATTGTGGGAATGACATTCTTTGTCATTCGAGGCCAAAGAATTTGGAGGTATAATACTCTGTGCACAATTGTTATTTTCCATTATACATCCAACTGAACCAAGACAGATATGATAACCACTAGGAACAGGATCCGGAATGAAAGCAGTTTGGACAAACGTGACCCATTCCCCAATAACCTGAAATAAATCTGTTGTCTTCTGGGAATGTTTCTTCCAAAATGAGATctataaaaatatacatgtatagAATTAGGGAAAACCATATATAATCAGAAATATACTGTGTCTCATTATCTAGTTTAACTAGCAATGCCTGAAGGCTGATTTTTCCTTATCCTGGGACCTAAGGAAGAGGAAACGATGAACAGAGGAGGTTTCGCTAACAGTGTAGTAACATACTGGGCATACATAATGGGGATTAGGACATTGCCAAAGGAGGTGGTACAGGACAAGATGGTGGTGACGAGATACCAGTATCAGTCTGTGAATGGGGAATTTCTAAGTGATGCAAGCAGAAATACAGACTGGACACCTCGCCCCCACGACAAACCCTGATGACAGCAATGGGACGTCGGTCCCAAAAAACGAATACGGCAGCAGAGTGCAGAGACATCGGCTCCATGCTGCAAAGACCGGCACCAGTCAAAACTCCCTCCACGGATGCGCAGCAACCCTCACACCTGGAGGCCACAGGGACAAGCAATGAGGTAAGGGCCATACAGGACCCTCAGACAGGTCAGGCTTCACCCCCAGAGCCCTATGATGACACTGCCCCGACCACCAAGGCAGATTTAAAAGCACTGCTGGCAGACATCCAGCGGGTCAGATCAGACATACAGGCAGTCACAGGCAGGGTGACACAAACAGAAACCAATATCAGCAACATTACTTCTGAAATGACCACAATTAAAGACACAGTCACCCAACTACAAGTCCATCAATCAGCACTATCACTCAGGATGATGGCCTTTGAAGACAGACAACGCCGCAATTACATCAAGATAAGGGGTGTCCCAGCTAACATCACAGCAGACGAGCTACCACATTACATCAGACGACTGCTAGCGACCATTCTATCCCACCCAACGGCCATGAAACTATCCATTGACAGAGCACACAGAATACCAGGCTCGCCCACGGCAAAACCTGGCCAAGTGTGGGACGTCATACTCCGCGAGCCACACTGCTATGGCGCAAATCACTAGCACCGGTTACCTCCCAACTCAGGACCGTGGGAGTAACATACCGATGGGACCCTCTGGAACCCTGTTAGCTACACACAACAGGACTGTTCGCACACTAGAATCTGGGGCAGATATACCCACCTTCCTTGCATCATTAGGCATAGAAGACCAGACCATAAGTGCACCACGAGACAAGCCACCCAACACCTGGGACCCAGCGACCACAACCCCGTTCACAAAAAGAGCCACCACATCCGAGGAATCGGAACCCTGGCAGGACTAAGCATGTATCATGCTAAAACAAATAGACAAGGCGGCCCGAAAACCCGCGCAGAGCTCAACGCCTCAC
The DNA window shown above is from Pelobates fuscus isolate aPelFus1 chromosome 10, aPelFus1.pri, whole genome shotgun sequence and carries:
- the LOC134575280 gene encoding zinc finger protein 484-like; amino-acid sequence: MENNNCAQSIIPPNSLASNDKECHSHNEDNRLESFFHRKKAVNVLEYSVVMAGEDDTTPSTYSTALVTNCSSDQNDEIISNELMDTDVQRTPLLQSSYDYSNNLGELDNVNRQTSHQKGYREGKSFICSECGMCFDRHSNLLRHEPVHTGERPFVCMECNKSYTQKADLTRHQKSHTALKTYPCRDCGYHFDHKAQLVIHRKAHRGRTQFACAVCGKCFIKHSNLLLHQKVHMEPKPEPKLLECLLCDEKFIHKRDLAKHRRVHTGEKFLCFKCGVRFSCISSLHRHQKIHKKDTATD